From a single Georhizobium profundi genomic region:
- a CDS encoding MauE/DoxX family redox-associated membrane protein, whose protein sequence is MDANVVRQAELYRMATNEHICPFGLKSKDLLRRQGYKIDDHQLTTRARTNAFKQQEGVETTPQTFINGTRIGGYDDLLVHFEKSGQNSLAVTYKPVIAVFATAALMALSFNWAAFGALLTIQAVQWFIAISMCVLAILKLRDIESFSNMFLGYDLLAQRYVPYAYVYPFGEALAGILMIAGALLWVAIPIALVIGTIGAISVFKAVYVDRRELQCACVGGDSNVPLGFVSLTENLMMVSMAIWMLVK, encoded by the coding sequence ATGGATGCAAACGTTGTGCGTCAGGCCGAGCTTTATCGCATGGCAACGAACGAACACATCTGTCCTTTCGGTCTCAAGTCCAAAGACCTCCTTCGTCGCCAAGGCTATAAGATCGACGATCACCAGCTGACGACGCGTGCCAGGACTAATGCATTCAAACAGCAAGAAGGCGTTGAGACGACGCCGCAAACTTTTATCAATGGCACGCGCATCGGCGGATACGATGACCTTCTGGTGCATTTCGAAAAGAGCGGCCAGAATTCCCTGGCTGTGACCTATAAACCGGTGATCGCGGTCTTCGCCACTGCCGCACTGATGGCGCTCTCGTTCAACTGGGCTGCCTTCGGCGCGCTGCTAACCATCCAAGCAGTCCAATGGTTCATCGCCATTTCAATGTGCGTCCTTGCGATCCTCAAACTGCGGGATATCGAGAGCTTTTCAAACATGTTCTTGGGCTACGATCTGCTGGCCCAACGATATGTTCCCTATGCTTATGTATACCCCTTCGGCGAGGCTCTCGCAGGCATCCTGATGATCGCAGGTGCATTGCTGTGGGTCGCAATTCCGATCGCCCTCGTCATTGGCACCATCGGCGCGATCTCGGTTTTTAAGGCTGTTTATGTCGACAGACGAGAACTCCAATGTGCCTGCGTAGGCGGCGATAGCAATGTGCCCCTTGGCTTCGTCTCTCTCACCGAAAACTTGATGATGGTCTCAATGGCCATCTGGATGCTCGTCAAATAG
- a CDS encoding DUF305 domain-containing protein, whose product MTYGRFFAMIATSTVVMFVLMYLNTYALDHVTYSQTRTWMAIYMGAVMAIVMIGYMWSMYENTSANVAIAVGSAVIFATSLWLVRSQETVGDISYMKAMIPHHSIAIMTSERAQIRDPRVRELADEIIEAQVREIDEMKQLIRDLENNAVPDDAPVLPAGKDDQS is encoded by the coding sequence ATGACCTACGGCCGCTTCTTCGCGATGATCGCCACTTCGACGGTGGTTATGTTCGTCCTGATGTATCTCAACACTTATGCACTGGACCATGTCACCTACAGCCAGACCCGTACATGGATGGCGATCTATATGGGTGCCGTCATGGCGATCGTCATGATCGGATACATGTGGTCCATGTACGAGAATACTAGCGCTAACGTTGCCATTGCTGTGGGGAGCGCAGTGATATTCGCAACGAGCCTATGGCTTGTGCGCAGTCAGGAAACGGTGGGAGATATTTCTTACATGAAGGCGATGATCCCGCATCATTCCATCGCCATCATGACAAGTGAACGCGCCCAGATACGCGATCCGCGTGTCCGAGAACTTGCCGACGAAATTATCGAAGCTCAGGTGCGAGAGATTGATGAGATGAAGCAGCTGATCCGCGATCTCGAAAACAATGCAGTCCCGGATGATGCGCCAGTTTTGCCTGCAGGCAAAGACGATCAGAGCTGA